The Spirosoma sp. SC4-14 DNA window GTTTTTAGCGGTTGATGACTATACCAGAACTAGTCTAAAAACAGTCAAAATCATGAGCTTTCTAAGAGGAGTATTAGCGGGGTTGGCAATCGGTTATTTAACAGCCCCCCGCAGCGGAAAAGAAACCCGGGACAAGTTAACTCAACGCGCCAACGACCTACAGAATCAGTGGGAAGAAGGTGTTTCACAACTAAAATCACAATTTGACCAACTGGTTGGCACTACCGAAAATAAAGTCGATCAATATGCCAATCAGGCTGAAAATAAATATAATCAGTACAAGAACGAAGCAAAAGGTGCCAAAGACAAGGCTAAAGCCGAGTATAACAATGCTGTTGATGATGCTGCTAATTCGGCTAAATATGGAATATCTAAAGCTGAGCACGACCTGAAAGTAGGGTAATTCGGCTATCCATAACGGCCTCTGGCTGGTTCAATAGGCACGAAAAAGAAGAGCCGCTCTGAAACAAAGCAGAGCGGCTCTTCTTTTTCGTGCCTATTGAGAAGCTTACTTAATGGCAACGGGCACTTCAACGTTCTCCCATTTCAGCACAACCGCTTTGTTGGTTACGTCGTATACGAGCCGTTCGTTCATCTGCGCCGATTTTTTGGGCTTTGTAGTCACCCGCAACTGATCCTGAGCCTGGTCGTATTTGAAAGCGCCCCACTGATTTGGTACCTTATTGAAAATAATGGTCCATTCTTTTTCGCCGGGAATGGCAAAAAAACCATACTTGCCAGCGGGCAACTCCTTCCCTTCTACCTTGATAGCCTTATCGGTTTCGAATGTAGTGGCTTCGTTTGCTCCGGCCCGCCACACTTTGCCATACGGAGCCAGATTTCCGCTCGGGTCCCAAACCTGACGCCCTTTCACGGACGGACTGCTATAGTTGATTGTAATAGTAGCCCCATCAATTTTACCAGTAGCCGTGGCTGGTGGACTGGGCCGACTAGCTTTATCGCCCTGAGCCCAGGCAACCATTGTCATCAACACACCGGCCAAGGCCAGCATAAAAACCCGGCTGATACGCGTATTTGTCATTGTAGTAGTAGTTTGGATTGACCATTAAAGTTGGGTAAAATTTCGGCTAAAACATCAACAGGTCAACCATTTTTTGGGGAACGGCAAATAGTATCCACCAACGCGAGCTATTACTTTCCGGCTTTGGCTTTCAGCTTCTGCTCGAGCATCTTGATAAAATAGCCTCCCACAACCGAACGAGCCTGAAAACCAACCTGTTTCGCATTGGTTGTTTCGTGCCAGTCGGTCAGCGGTACGCGATCGGGGGTATCATTGGCAAACATCCAGACGGGCTTCACAAATGCCCGAAAATCGACATCGGAACTGGCAAGCGTGGCGGTCCACATAATCCAGTCTGACTTGGTGTAGGTTTTGCGGCTATCGAGTGGCAACCCATACGTATTCTGATGTTTGAGGTAGAACGCTATTTCTTTGCTGGCTACCTCGTCAGGAAATACATCAAGCCCCAATAGTTTATCCCAAACAATGTTATACTTCTGGCTCCAGCTTCCGGCGGGTTTGTCGAAGGTGAGCGCATAGTGGTCGCCGTCGGCATCCATCTGCATCCACTTCTTTGCCATCTCGCGGGCCAGTACCAAATTTTCATCGGCTGTTTTCTGATCGCCCAGCATACGGGCTAGTTTGCCATAGCAGGCAATTCCCATAATGGCTTTTGCCGACAGGTTAGCATTACGGGCAAGGTGCCCGGCAAAATCGTCGGTACAAAGCTGATTAGTAGGGTCGAAGCCATCCCGTTTCAAAAAACTAACCCACTTGGTTAGCGTTGGCCAGTGTTCGCGGGCAAAGTCGGCCTTACCATCAACCTGAGCGGCTGCCGCTGTCAGAATAATCATGTTACCGGCTTCTTCCACAGGCATATCTTCACCATAGGTCTGCCCATTGGCCAGCGGATACGTTCCAACATCGTGCGCCGGGAAGTCTTTCTTCCAGCGTCCCGATTCGCTATAATCGAAAATAAACCGTAGCAGGCCTTTGGCTAACTCATTATTGTAGAGCAAAAACAGCGGTGCCGAGGGGTAAGTCACATCCACAGTACCGATAGAGCCATTCGAGAAGTTCTCTTTCGAAAAGAAAAACACCGGCCAGGTTGTGCGATTACCTTTAGGCCCGGCAACAATTTTATGGGCAGCAATAGCCTGCCGATAGGCCAGCACACATAAGTCAGCGTATTCGCTCCCACCGGCTTTTTGGGCATCGGTTCGGAGCCGGGCATCAAATGCCGTACATTTCTGACGCAGTCGGCTGTAGTCTTTCTCAGCTATCTGCAACAATCCTGGCATGGTTAGCTTACCCTCGCGACGCCACCAGGCTCGCAGGTTCTGCTCAAAATACTGCACCGAATAAATGTCGTCATACGCCAGCATAATATGTTTTTCCACTGGTTTCGCGACGGCCCCCATGTTCAGCACCGTCGCCAGCGCCATTGTCTGAGCGGGTTCGGCGGTGAGCTTGGCCGATGAGGCCGGTAGTTGACCATTGGTCAGAAAAGTGTGTTTCAGGGTTCCCAACACACCCGATGCGGTTTTGGCATTCGCTCCCGATTGTGGCACAGCCAGATATGCATATCCCCAGTCGATACGCACATTATCGCCTTTTTTGGCCAGAATCGGCTGCGCTTCCGTCCCGATTGTCTGATAACTCAACCCTGCTGTTTGCCCAGCTTTGGCCAGCACTTTCTGTCCAGCCGTGTTCGAAGCAATCGTTCCCGCTTCGGTGAACAGGATTTGCACAGTGTGCGGTTTACCATCGTTCGACTGGGTCGTAAAAGTTATGTATGATACGGGACGGGCCGCTACGTCCAGTTCGTCGAGTAATAACGGCGACAGAAAATTTACGGTCAGTTTAACCGGACCAGCCGTAAATGTATAGCGGGTTTGCGTAGCCGATACGATTACCGATGTTTGTTCGGCGGTATTGATAGGTGCCGTTTTTACGGGCTGCACAATACCAACATCGACGAATGAACCGCCACGGGGACTCACACAATGAACGGCCAGTACATTCTTCCCCGGCTGCAGTGCCTGCTGCCCAGCCGCCGATAAGGGCAGGTAAACATAC harbors:
- a CDS encoding DUF2911 domain-containing protein; this encodes MTNTRISRVFMLALAGVLMTMVAWAQGDKASRPSPPATATGKIDGATITINYSSPSVKGRQVWDPSGNLAPYGKVWRAGANEATTFETDKAIKVEGKELPAGKYGFFAIPGEKEWTIIFNKVPNQWGAFKYDQAQDQLRVTTKPKKSAQMNERLVYDVTNKAVVLKWENVEVPVAIK
- a CDS encoding DUF4965 domain-containing protein, giving the protein MQRNTAFRLLFIVLNVLSIQGILAQTLRPPAYPLITHDPYFSVWSTTDKLTDSPTRHWTGKPQSLEGIIRVDGKAYQFLGAVPTAYDPILPTAELQPYTAQYTTTKPADGWEKPDFDTSGWATGAGPFGDTPEARTRWVNSETMKDGIFFRREFTYDGKANPATLLLALNHDDDVEIYLNGTQILSKPGYINEYVYLPLSAAGQQALQPGKNVLAVHCVSPRGGSFVDVGIVQPVKTAPINTAEQTSVIVSATQTRYTFTAGPVKLTVNFLSPLLLDELDVAARPVSYITFTTQSNDGKPHTVQILFTEAGTIASNTAGQKVLAKAGQTAGLSYQTIGTEAQPILAKKGDNVRIDWGYAYLAVPQSGANAKTASGVLGTLKHTFLTNGQLPASSAKLTAEPAQTMALATVLNMGAVAKPVEKHIMLAYDDIYSVQYFEQNLRAWWRREGKLTMPGLLQIAEKDYSRLRQKCTAFDARLRTDAQKAGGSEYADLCVLAYRQAIAAHKIVAGPKGNRTTWPVFFFSKENFSNGSIGTVDVTYPSAPLFLLYNNELAKGLLRFIFDYSESGRWKKDFPAHDVGTYPLANGQTYGEDMPVEEAGNMIILTAAAAQVDGKADFAREHWPTLTKWVSFLKRDGFDPTNQLCTDDFAGHLARNANLSAKAIMGIACYGKLARMLGDQKTADENLVLAREMAKKWMQMDADGDHYALTFDKPAGSWSQKYNIVWDKLLGLDVFPDEVASKEIAFYLKHQNTYGLPLDSRKTYTKSDWIMWTATLASSDVDFRAFVKPVWMFANDTPDRVPLTDWHETTNAKQVGFQARSVVGGYFIKMLEQKLKAKAGK
- a CDS encoding YtxH domain-containing protein, whose amino-acid sequence is MSFLRGVLAGLAIGYLTAPRSGKETRDKLTQRANDLQNQWEEGVSQLKSQFDQLVGTTENKVDQYANQAENKYNQYKNEAKGAKDKAKAEYNNAVDDAANSAKYGISKAEHDLKVG